A DNA window from Terriglobia bacterium contains the following coding sequences:
- a CDS encoding IS630 family transposase, with translation MRAQIPILSSAEREHLESIVHRPSSTRRDEFRARLILDAAYGLSNETIAAQRKTRPATVSKWRSRFLARRLQGLGDAPRSGKPRRYDAGAEQRILRQLDAPVPSGYTRWNGSLLAAALGDISDDQIWRVLRKHGISLERRRSWCVSTDPCFAQKAADVVGLYLDPPENALVLSVDEKPHNQALERAQGWLRLPHGKALSGFSHDDPRHSRTSLFAALEVATGLVKVGHYARRGRVEFLEFMNGIVAAHPHQSIHVILDNLNTDKPACDRWVERHKNVHFHDTPTHASWLNQVEIWFSILSRESQAGTSFASTEQFRHHIELFVDAYNQNAHPFEWKKQIEFQKHRRASYANLSN, from the coding sequence ATGCGGGCGCAGATACCCATTCTGAGCAGCGCAGAGCGGGAACATTTGGAGAGCATCGTGCACCGTCCGAGCAGCACCAGGCGGGATGAATTCCGGGCACGACTCATCTTGGATGCCGCCTACGGCTTGAGTAATGAAACCATTGCCGCGCAGCGCAAGACGCGTCCGGCTACGGTGAGCAAGTGGCGCAGCCGGTTTCTGGCGCGGCGACTGCAGGGACTCGGCGATGCCCCGCGCAGCGGCAAGCCACGGCGCTACGATGCCGGCGCTGAGCAGCGGATTCTCCGGCAGTTGGACGCTCCGGTTCCCTCTGGATATACACGCTGGAACGGGAGCTTGCTGGCGGCGGCGCTGGGAGACATTTCCGACGATCAGATCTGGCGGGTGCTGCGCAAGCACGGCATCAGCCTGGAACGGCGCCGCAGTTGGTGTGTGAGCACGGACCCCTGCTTTGCCCAGAAAGCCGCCGATGTAGTGGGGCTGTATCTGGACCCACCGGAGAACGCCCTGGTGCTGTCGGTGGACGAGAAACCGCACAACCAAGCGCTGGAGCGCGCGCAGGGCTGGCTGCGGCTGCCGCATGGCAAGGCCCTCAGCGGGTTCTCGCATGACGATCCGCGGCACAGCAGGACCAGCTTGTTCGCCGCTCTGGAAGTGGCCACCGGATTGGTGAAAGTGGGCCACTACGCGCGCCGCGGCCGGGTGGAGTTCCTCGAGTTCATGAATGGCATCGTGGCCGCTCATCCGCACCAGTCCATTCACGTCATCCTCGACAATCTCAACACTGACAAACCCGCGTGCGACCGCTGGGTCGAACGGCACAAGAACGTCCACTTCCACGACACCCCCACCCACGCTTCCTGGCTGAATCAGGTGGAGATCTGGTTCAGCATTCTCAGCCGGGAATCCCAGGCGGGGACCAGCTTCGCCAGCACGGAACAATTTCGCCACCATATCGAGCTTTTTGTCGACGCCTATAACCAGAACGCCCATCCGTTCGAGTGGAAGAAACAGATCGAGTTCCAGAAGCATCGCAGGGCATCATACGCCAACTTAAGCAACTAG
- a CDS encoding alpha/beta fold hydrolase: protein MSVDTKQNQGQQECRPWLLRFRPNPSAALQLFCFPYAGVGASAYFSWAHELAPSIELLAVQLPGREDRIREKPFNRLSDIVPLAAQAIRPLVRGPYAFFGHSMGALIAFEVTRYLRAEAFPGPAQLFVSARRAPPRPERLARIHHLPEAEFLAALRRRWNGIPPAVLREPELLQLVLPSLRADMAVIETYTYTNGERLDSPISVFGAENDKGVDRDDLQAWGELTNGFFRLRMFPGDHFFIRSQYRKVARAVSEDFLAVLDDRQGAAPC, encoded by the coding sequence ATGTCCGTGGATACAAAACAAAATCAAGGGCAGCAGGAGTGCCGCCCTTGGCTTCTCCGATTCCGTCCAAATCCGTCAGCGGCATTGCAACTGTTCTGCTTCCCGTACGCTGGCGTAGGAGCCTCCGCCTATTTTTCCTGGGCGCATGAACTCGCTCCCAGCATCGAGTTGCTGGCGGTCCAGCTTCCCGGCAGGGAGGACCGCATCCGGGAGAAGCCGTTCAACCGGCTGAGCGACATCGTGCCCTTAGCTGCCCAGGCCATTCGCCCGCTGGTGAGGGGGCCGTATGCCTTTTTCGGTCACAGCATGGGAGCTCTGATTGCATTCGAAGTCACCCGGTATCTGCGCGCGGAAGCTTTCCCTGGCCCGGCGCAGCTATTTGTGTCGGCGCGGCGAGCGCCGCCCCGCCCCGAACGGCTGGCCCGGATCCACCATCTTCCCGAGGCTGAGTTTCTGGCGGCATTGCGGCGACGCTGGAATGGGATTCCGCCGGCCGTACTGCGCGAACCCGAACTTCTCCAACTCGTTTTGCCCAGTCTGAGGGCGGATATGGCGGTCATCGAAACCTACACCTACACCAACGGCGAGCGCCTCGACAGCCCCATCTCGGTGTTTGGGGCGGAGAACGACAAGGGAGTGGATCGCGACGACCTTCAGGCGTGGGGAGAGTTGACCAATGGGTTTTTCCGGCTGCGAATGTTCCCGGGTGACCATTTCTTTATCCGGAGCCAGTATCGGAAAGTTGCGCGCGCGGTGAGCGAGGACTTTCTCGCGGTTCTGGACGATCGTCAAGGTGCCGCGCCATGCTGA
- a CDS encoding 4'-phosphopantetheinyl transferase superfamily protein: MAQGREIGVDLEFIRPLSDLRDLAESCFSIAEKAALEALPEHERLRGFFDGWTRKEAYLKATGKGLSFSLQSFEVSLAPGPGRRALMLPDGSKNEPALTLVSLAPRADYSAAVVVDGCDCHLTCAEWPVDAVPHRPPVQTILCRTSGERKFSLSVESEEGGVLGQLRMGVK, from the coding sequence GTGGCGCAGGGGCGGGAGATTGGGGTCGATCTAGAATTCATCCGCCCGCTCAGCGACCTTCGCGATCTTGCGGAATCGTGCTTTTCGATCGCCGAGAAGGCTGCATTGGAAGCGTTGCCGGAGCACGAGAGGCTGCGCGGATTTTTCGATGGCTGGACCCGGAAAGAAGCTTACTTGAAGGCGACCGGCAAGGGGCTGTCATTTTCTCTGCAGTCCTTCGAGGTGTCGCTGGCGCCGGGACCTGGCCGGCGAGCGTTGATGCTTCCCGACGGCAGCAAGAATGAACCCGCATTGACGCTGGTATCGCTGGCACCGCGTGCAGATTATTCCGCGGCGGTCGTGGTTGATGGTTGTGATTGCCATCTCACGTGCGCTGAATGGCCGGTGGATGCTGTGCCGCACCGGCCACCCGTTCAGACCATTCTTTGCCGTACTTCTGGGGAGCGCAAGTTTTCCTTATCCGTCGAGAGCGAGGAAGGTGGCGTGTTGGGTCAGCTCAGGATGGGAGTGAAATGA